The Micromonospora sp. NBC_00421 genome contains a region encoding:
- a CDS encoding acetamidase/formamidase family protein, with protein sequence MLQPHDGPIGGTHYLPSTPETCLWGRLPNRRHEPVLRVRSGETVTIDTLSHEGILEDQGRDPVGYLKQFDVASDQVLTDARDLAASDVAHDYDADGPHVVTGPIAVAGAEPGDLLRVEVVDLLVRAPYGFISSRHGYGALPGEYPLTPPDSGPDGDGPREYGTVSHFTEVVQHGGRLCGTLPYGDGRAARFPLAPFLGLMGVAVDTDDPVHSVPPGAFGGNLDINELQVGSTLYLPVQLPGAGFYAGDPHYAQGDGEVALTALEAPLRATLRLSVVPRAQAGRLLGDVDGPFGETDTHWLPVGLHGDLDEAMRRAVRAAVGFLVSTQGMPPQTALAYLSAAADFEVSQVVDGVKGIHCLIRKADFPAHF encoded by the coding sequence ATGCTCCAGCCGCACGATGGCCCGATCGGTGGAACCCACTACCTGCCCAGCACCCCGGAGACCTGCCTGTGGGGCCGGCTGCCGAACCGGCGGCACGAGCCCGTGCTGCGGGTCCGCTCCGGCGAGACCGTGACCATCGACACGCTCAGCCACGAGGGAATCCTGGAGGACCAGGGCCGCGACCCCGTCGGTTACCTCAAGCAGTTCGACGTCGCCAGCGACCAGGTGCTCACCGACGCCCGCGACCTGGCCGCCTCGGACGTCGCCCACGACTACGACGCCGACGGCCCGCACGTGGTCACCGGCCCGATCGCGGTGGCCGGGGCCGAGCCCGGCGACCTGCTCCGGGTCGAGGTCGTCGACCTGCTCGTCCGCGCCCCGTACGGCTTCATCAGCAGCCGGCACGGCTACGGCGCGCTGCCCGGCGAGTACCCGCTCACCCCGCCCGACTCCGGCCCGGACGGCGACGGCCCCCGGGAGTACGGCACGGTCAGCCACTTCACCGAGGTGGTCCAGCACGGCGGCCGGCTGTGCGGCACCCTGCCGTACGGCGACGGTCGGGCCGCCCGCTTCCCGCTGGCCCCCTTCCTCGGCCTGATGGGCGTCGCCGTGGACACCGACGACCCGGTCCACTCGGTGCCGCCCGGTGCGTTCGGCGGCAACCTCGACATCAACGAACTCCAGGTCGGCTCGACCCTCTACCTGCCGGTGCAACTGCCCGGGGCGGGCTTCTACGCCGGTGACCCGCACTACGCCCAGGGCGACGGCGAGGTGGCGCTGACCGCCCTGGAGGCACCGCTGCGGGCCACCCTGCGGCTGTCGGTCGTCCCCCGGGCGCAGGCGGGCCGGCTGCTCGGCGACGTCGACGGTCCCTTCGGCGAGACCGACACCCACTGGCTCCCGGTCGGCCTGCACGGCGACCTCGACGAGGCGATGCGCCGGGCCGTCCGGGCCGCCGTGGGCTTCCTCGTCAGCACCCAGGGGATGCCCCCGCAGACCGCCCTGGCCTATCTCAGCGCCGCCGCCGACTTCGAGGTCAGCCAGGTCGTCGACGGGGTGAAGGGCATCCACTGCCTGATCCGCAAGGCCGACTTCCCGGCCCACTTCTGA
- a CDS encoding ribokinase translates to MTDIVVVGSLNVDVVVPLHELPAPGQTVLGAADHRRAGGGKGANQAVAAARLGRRVAMVGAVGIDADGDWLLGLIAAEGVVTDAVLRAPRPTGQAIVLVTADGDSTIAVSSGANMWLAPEHLAPLRDLLGSARAVLLQQEVDATVVAEAVRLAEGLVVLNPAPARPVDPATLARVDVLVPNRGELAALAGVPVPVGTDGLAALARSLGTRGPVVVTLGGDGALVVTTDRQWLVPAEQVDAVDATGAGDTFCAALADALLDGAAIDEAARWASRAAAVTVTRPGAMAAAPRRAEVSTTA, encoded by the coding sequence ATGACCGACATCGTGGTGGTGGGCAGCCTCAACGTGGACGTGGTGGTGCCGCTGCACGAGCTGCCCGCCCCCGGCCAGACCGTGCTCGGCGCGGCCGACCACCGGCGGGCCGGCGGCGGCAAGGGCGCCAACCAGGCGGTCGCCGCCGCCCGGCTGGGTCGCCGGGTGGCGATGGTGGGCGCGGTCGGCATCGACGCCGACGGGGACTGGCTGCTCGGGCTGATCGCCGCCGAGGGGGTGGTCACCGACGCGGTGCTGCGCGCCCCCCGGCCGACCGGGCAGGCGATCGTGCTGGTCACCGCCGACGGCGACAGCACCATCGCGGTGAGCTCGGGGGCCAACATGTGGCTCGCGCCCGAGCATCTCGCCCCCCTGCGTGACCTGCTCGGGTCGGCGCGGGCGGTCCTGCTGCAGCAGGAGGTCGACGCCACGGTGGTGGCCGAGGCGGTACGGCTGGCGGAGGGCCTGGTGGTGCTCAATCCCGCCCCGGCCCGCCCGGTCGACCCGGCGACCCTGGCCCGGGTCGACGTGCTGGTGCCCAACCGGGGTGAGCTGGCCGCCCTGGCCGGCGTCCCGGTCCCAGTCGGGACCGACGGGTTGGCCGCGCTGGCCCGTTCGCTGGGCACCCGGGGGCCGGTGGTGGTGACCCTCGGCGGCGACGGCGCGCTGGTGGTGACCACCGACCGGCAGTGGCTGGTGCCGGCCGAGCAGGTCGACGCGGTGGACGCCACAGGTGCCGGGGACACCTTCTGCGCCGCCCTGGCCGACGCGCTGCTCGACGGCGCGGCGATCGACGAGGCGGCCCGCTGGGCGAGCCGGGCGGCGGCGGTCACCGTCACCCGACCGGGGGCGATGGCCGCCGCACCCCGCCGCGCCGAGGTCTCCACCACTGCCTGA
- a CDS encoding cupin domain-containing protein, whose amino-acid sequence MLNPQLYGISVNWDDIPATEVRPGVRRKVYATDEVLFAWHELAVGMDLNPHHHDDFDQLVLILGGRCNYYVDGVPHPMGPGSLLLVPRGAEHYIEPTEGPCINVDVFAPPRADFLPHAWRPGQG is encoded by the coding sequence ATGCTCAATCCGCAGCTGTACGGCATCTCGGTCAACTGGGACGACATCCCGGCCACCGAGGTCCGTCCCGGGGTGCGCCGCAAGGTGTACGCCACCGACGAGGTCCTCTTCGCCTGGCACGAACTCGCCGTCGGGATGGACCTCAACCCGCACCACCACGACGACTTCGACCAGCTGGTGCTGATCCTCGGCGGCCGGTGCAACTACTACGTCGACGGCGTACCGCACCCGATGGGGCCGGGTTCGCTGCTGCTGGTGCCGCGCGGCGCGGAGCACTACATCGAACCGACCGAGGGCCCGTGCATCAACGTGGACGTCTTCGCCCCGCCCCGGGCGGACTTCCTGCCGCACGCCTGGCGTCCCGGGCAGGGCTGA
- a CDS encoding aldolase/citrate lyase family protein produces MSAESQPGRAAPTSVESPPPTGVHAARARLRAALRGGGQLVGTFVKLPGADVIALAARSGLDFVVIDLEHSGLDERTATDQLRLAALAGLPALVRVPAVDPGQVNRLLEAGAAGVQLSTVRRRADVEALRAASRYAPHGRRSISLAHPSAGYGVDGLDRYLAAEAEHPPVLVAQIETATTDDPLPALLTGVDVGFVGTTDLAVSLGLSTTDDQGPLLRRTCDVADAARVTGTALGGWVADRSAAALDRCGLTDARYLVVGSDLHLLGTGLRRLATPARPA; encoded by the coding sequence ATGTCCGCCGAGTCGCAGCCGGGGCGTGCAGCGCCGACGTCCGTCGAGTCGCCGCCGCCCACCGGCGTGCACGCCGCCCGCGCCCGGCTGCGGGCGGCGTTGCGCGGCGGCGGGCAGCTCGTCGGCACCTTCGTCAAGCTGCCCGGGGCCGACGTGATCGCCCTGGCCGCCCGCTCCGGCCTCGACTTCGTCGTGATCGACCTGGAGCACTCCGGCCTGGACGAGCGGACCGCCACCGACCAGCTCCGGCTCGCCGCACTGGCCGGCCTGCCGGCGCTGGTCCGGGTGCCGGCCGTCGACCCCGGCCAGGTCAACCGGCTGCTGGAGGCCGGGGCCGCCGGGGTCCAGCTCTCCACCGTCCGCCGCCGCGCCGACGTCGAGGCGCTGCGCGCGGCCAGCCGGTACGCCCCACACGGGCGGCGCAGCATCAGCCTGGCGCACCCGTCGGCAGGGTACGGCGTCGACGGCCTCGACAGGTACCTGGCGGCGGAGGCCGAACACCCGCCCGTACTGGTGGCCCAGATCGAGACGGCGACCACCGACGACCCGCTGCCCGCCCTGCTGACCGGGGTGGACGTCGGCTTCGTCGGCACCACCGACCTGGCGGTGAGCCTGGGCCTGTCGACCACCGACGACCAGGGGCCACTGCTGCGGCGCACCTGTGACGTCGCCGACGCGGCGCGTGTCACCGGGACCGCCCTCGGCGGCTGGGTCGCCGACCGCTCCGCCGCGGCGCTGGACCGGTGCGGCCTGACCGACGCGCGGTACCTCGTCGTCGGCTCGGACCTGCACCTGCTCGGCACCGGCCTGCGTCGGCTCGCCACACCTGCCCGACCCGCCTGA